Proteins encoded together in one Formosa sp. Hel3_A1_48 window:
- a CDS encoding glycoside hydrolase family 2 TIM barrel-domain containing protein gives MKFLSLFSVLLFSFTLYLVPTTNNVVEVSGRQLIVDNTPYFMKGVCYHPVLRGETERNFSTIDQDLELISEAGINTIRVYAPIDDIEVLDKIDAAGLKLIVSFGYNQKGVYDILSGTFLDYIMKYKDHNSILIWELGNEYNYHPEWFGGDIQNWYNALSQATDQIHDIDPNHPVATAHGDMPDKQALASNPNIDIWGLNVYRWDQPQSVFKEWQTVSDKPVYLSEAGADSYMKISKAGFKQGENQRAQAVANAKIIDAVLDRSDVASGIFVFSFTDGLWKAGNPNEQDIGGWAPNSSGVPYDGTPNEEYWGIVDINRNKKETFEVIKERFVNFSLPSK, from the coding sequence ATGAAATTCTTAAGTCTATTTTCGGTTTTATTATTTTCGTTCACTTTGTATTTAGTGCCTACAACAAACAATGTTGTAGAGGTTTCAGGGCGTCAACTTATAGTTGATAATACCCCTTACTTTATGAAAGGGGTCTGTTATCATCCTGTTTTAAGAGGTGAAACCGAGCGTAATTTCAGTACAATCGATCAAGATTTAGAGCTTATAAGCGAAGCTGGAATAAATACTATTCGTGTCTATGCACCCATTGATGATATAGAAGTATTAGATAAAATTGATGCTGCTGGTTTAAAACTCATCGTCAGCTTTGGCTACAATCAAAAAGGCGTTTATGATATTTTATCAGGTACTTTTTTAGATTACATCATGAAGTACAAAGACCACAATTCTATTTTAATCTGGGAACTTGGCAATGAATACAATTACCATCCGGAGTGGTTTGGTGGAGATATTCAAAATTGGTACAATGCTTTAAGTCAAGCCACTGACCAAATTCACGATATTGATCCAAATCATCCAGTGGCCACAGCTCATGGGGATATGCCAGACAAGCAAGCCCTTGCATCTAATCCTAATATTGATATATGGGGTTTAAATGTCTACCGTTGGGATCAACCTCAATCTGTATTTAAAGAATGGCAAACAGTGAGCGATAAACCAGTTTACCTTTCTGAAGCTGGAGCTGATAGTTATATGAAAATATCAAAAGCAGGTTTCAAACAAGGCGAGAACCAACGAGCACAAGCTGTAGCCAATGCAAAGATAATCGATGCCGTCTTAGACCGCTCTGATGTTGCGTCTGGGATTTTTGTTTTTTCGTTTACAGATGGTTTATGGAAAGCGGGGAATCCAAATGAACAAGATATAGGAGGCTGGGCGCCTAACAGCAGCGGAGTACCCTACGATGGCACACCCAACGAAGAATACTGGGGTATTGTCGACATTAACCGAAATAAAAAAGAAACCTTTGAGGTCATTAAAGAACGTTTTGTCAACTTTTCATTGCCTTCTAAATAA
- a CDS encoding glycosyl hydrolase family 17 protein → MNALKKHIKIAFICICLFSTSCKITTKENLNHNNKTAEQILGNPEFLAISYGGYRMTSREIQPSVEAIKEDLMIMHSMGIRILRTYNLQYPHASNILKAIKELRSKHAGFEMYVMLGAWIDCANAWTDLPPNHELEDEENNASEINKAIALANQYPEIVKIIAVGNEAMVHWATPYFVKPEVVLKWVNYLQNQKAQGHLSKAVWITSSDNFASWGGGSPDYHNQDLEQLVSAVDYISVHTYPFHDTHYNSSFWLTPEDEAALSETEIIENAVQRAKSYAVQQYQSVKNYVNSLGIEKPIHIGETGWATTSQGLYGANGSRAADEYKQALYYKLMREWTNENNIACFYFEAFDEPWKDANHPNGSENCFGLFTTDGQAKYALWPLVDKGVFKGLSRDGKFIKKTYQGNKSDLLKDIFPPKLALALKTN, encoded by the coding sequence ATGAACGCCTTAAAAAAACATATTAAGATTGCTTTTATCTGTATATGTCTTTTTAGTACTTCATGCAAAATCACAACAAAAGAAAATTTGAATCACAACAACAAAACAGCGGAGCAAATTCTTGGGAACCCAGAGTTCCTAGCAATATCTTATGGAGGTTATCGAATGACTTCAAGAGAAATTCAACCTTCTGTTGAGGCTATCAAGGAAGACCTGATGATTATGCATTCCATGGGTATTAGAATATTGAGAACCTATAATTTGCAATATCCGCACGCTTCCAATATACTCAAGGCCATTAAAGAATTAAGATCTAAGCATGCCGGCTTTGAAATGTATGTTATGTTAGGAGCTTGGATAGATTGTGCTAATGCCTGGACAGACCTTCCTCCTAATCATGAGCTGGAGGACGAAGAAAATAATGCTTCTGAAATCAATAAAGCAATAGCTCTTGCGAATCAGTACCCTGAAATTGTAAAAATTATTGCGGTTGGGAATGAAGCCATGGTACATTGGGCGACACCATATTTTGTAAAGCCAGAAGTGGTCTTAAAATGGGTTAATTATTTACAAAACCAAAAAGCACAAGGTCATCTTTCAAAAGCAGTCTGGATCACCAGTTCAGATAATTTTGCTTCATGGGGAGGTGGAAGCCCAGATTACCACAATCAAGATTTAGAACAACTTGTATCCGCTGTGGATTACATATCCGTACACACGTATCCCTTTCACGACACGCATTATAATTCAAGTTTTTGGTTGACCCCAGAAGATGAAGCTGCACTTTCTGAAACTGAAATAATAGAAAACGCCGTGCAGCGTGCAAAGTCCTACGCTGTACAACAATACCAAAGTGTAAAGAATTATGTCAATTCGTTAGGAATAGAAAAACCAATCCACATTGGAGAGACAGGCTGGGCTACAACTTCTCAAGGGCTTTATGGTGCAAATGGTTCACGAGCTGCGGATGAGTACAAACAAGCATTGTACTATAAATTAATGCGCGAATGGACCAATGAGAACAATATAGCATGCTTTTATTTTGAGGCTTTTGATGAACCGTGGAAAGACGCTAATCACCCTAATGGGTCAGAAAATTGTTTTGGTCTTTTTACCACGGACGGCCAGGCTAAATATGCTCTATGGCCCTTAGTAGATAAAGGTGTTTTTAAAGGGCTTTCCAGAGATGGAAAATTTATTAAGAAAACCTACCAAGGAAATAAAAGTGATTTATTGAAGGATATTTTTCCGCCAAAATTAGCTTTAGCTCTAAAGACGAACTAA
- a CDS encoding glycoside hydrolase family 30 protein: protein MNSTKENITVIETSKSGNQLTERTDFELGASPSLIKLNFDQKFQTISGFGGAFTEASAHLLNRMSQENRTAILEAYFSRKGANYSLTRTHMNSCDFSLSNYSYSPVAGDKNLEHFSVQEDQLDLIPMIKGALATSEDGFRLFASPWTAAPWMKDNNDWVGGKLLPKYYDTWALFFSKYVDAYKAEGIDIWGFTVENEPHGNGNNWESMHFTPEEMTDFVQNFLGPKLEADGKGDLIILGYDQNREGIKEWVDVMYNDEASSKYFDGTAIHWYESTYDFFPEALQYAHEKAPNKYLIQTEACVDSEVPAWKDDNWYWEKKATDWGYDWREDNKKYLHPKYAPANRYARDIIGCLNNWVDGWVDWNMVLDRQGGPNWFKNWCAAPIIVDPETDEVYYTPLYYIMAHFSKYIRPGAEVIGVDSTDKDLMVAAAKNPDNSVAVVVFNEGMEQKYFELKTSTSTTQISISPQAIQTILITN, encoded by the coding sequence ATGAACTCTACTAAGGAAAATATTACTGTTATTGAAACTTCAAAGAGCGGAAACCAACTGACGGAGCGCACTGATTTTGAATTAGGGGCTTCTCCTTCTTTAATAAAACTAAATTTTGATCAAAAATTTCAAACGATTTCGGGTTTTGGAGGTGCTTTTACAGAAGCATCAGCGCACTTACTGAATCGAATGAGTCAAGAAAATAGGACCGCTATCTTAGAAGCATACTTTAGTCGAAAAGGGGCAAATTATTCACTGACGCGGACACACATGAATTCGTGTGATTTTTCCTTGTCAAACTATTCATATTCTCCAGTTGCTGGAGATAAAAATTTAGAGCATTTTTCTGTGCAAGAAGATCAACTCGATTTGATCCCTATGATCAAAGGCGCATTAGCAACTTCTGAAGATGGATTTAGATTATTTGCTTCACCATGGACTGCTGCGCCTTGGATGAAAGACAATAATGATTGGGTAGGCGGTAAATTACTGCCAAAGTATTATGATACCTGGGCCTTATTTTTTTCCAAATATGTAGATGCCTACAAAGCTGAGGGTATTGATATTTGGGGCTTTACGGTAGAAAATGAACCACACGGAAATGGCAACAACTGGGAAAGTATGCATTTTACCCCAGAAGAAATGACGGATTTTGTTCAAAATTTTCTAGGGCCAAAATTAGAAGCTGATGGTAAAGGGGATTTGATTATTCTTGGATACGATCAAAATCGTGAGGGGATTAAAGAATGGGTAGATGTGATGTACAATGATGAAGCGTCCTCAAAATACTTCGATGGAACAGCAATCCATTGGTATGAAAGCACCTACGACTTTTTTCCTGAGGCACTTCAATACGCACACGAAAAAGCACCAAACAAATATTTGATACAAACTGAAGCTTGTGTGGACTCTGAAGTTCCTGCGTGGAAAGATGATAATTGGTATTGGGAGAAAAAAGCAACAGATTGGGGCTATGACTGGCGTGAGGATAACAAAAAATACCTTCATCCCAAATATGCCCCTGCAAATCGTTATGCACGAGATATAATTGGGTGCCTCAACAACTGGGTCGATGGTTGGGTCGATTGGAATATGGTTTTAGATCGTCAAGGAGGACCAAATTGGTTCAAGAATTGGTGTGCTGCTCCTATCATCGTAGATCCAGAGACCGATGAGGTATACTATACTCCATTGTATTACATTATGGCCCATTTCAGTAAATATATACGCCCGGGAGCAGAAGTAATAGGGGTAGATTCAACCGACAAAGACTTGATGGTTGCCGCAGCCAAAAACCCTGACAACTCTGTAGCTGTAGTGGTTTTTAATGAAGGGATGGAGCAAAAATATTTTGAATTAAAAACGTCAACTTCTACCACACAAATTTCGATTAGTCCTCAAGCAATTCAAACAATTTTGATTACTAACTAA